aaaaaaaaaaactaaaatgttTATTTAGagtttagaaaataaaagatgTGGCAAGTTATAATAAGTTCAGATCTtggatatttattatttaaattcatttatattttctaataatatttgtaatttttacacctatcatatattaaataaatagagtttaatattttatgtaattattaaaattttaatatatacagtaatattttctaaatatactttatgtaaattattgaattaagatttataaaatcaaatatttatatatttcgatataaatatttaattcgataattattaaattcattattataaatgctatgatattgAGTTTGCATAGATTGTGCTTATCTTGAGGATAGTGAGACATGGTGCATTAAATTTCTATAAATAATGGTTGTTTGAACCATGAAAAGCAAATTAAACCTATCACAAAGTAAGCTTTCTCATCTGTGTCCAATGGGGCCTTTGCTATCATTTTGCATCCATACTATTGCTCTTGTTCTTGCGTGCAACATCTTGGCAGCCTCTGGCAATAATGAAACTGACCTACTTGCTTTGCTACAACTCAAGGCCAACATCAATGGCGACCCGCTAGGAGTTGTCCGTTCATGGAATTCTACCCTTAACTTCTGTCATTGGCCTGGTGTTACTTGTGGCCGTAGACACAAGAGGGTGACTGTTGTAGACTTGCGGTCCCTCAAGCTCTCTGGCTCCATATCACCACATATTGGAAATTTGAGCTTTCTAAGGGAATTAAACCTCCAAAATAATAGCTTCACCCAAGCTATCCCTCCCCAGATCGGTCGTTTACACCGTCTGCAGAAATTGTTTCTGAATAACAACTCGTTTCGTGGCCAAATCCCACCTAACATATCCGGTTGTTCTAACCTTGTTAGCTTACAACTTCAATATAATCAGCTGGTAGGATCGATTCcagaggagcttggtttcttgTCCAAGCTTGAAATATTTTCTGTGGGAAAAAACAATCTGGTAGGAACTATCCCTCCTTCTTTAGGGAATTCGTCATCTCTTCAAGTAATCTATGCTAGTGAGAATAATTTGTTTGGGAGTCTCCCTCATTCTCTTGGCAAATTGATGAATCTCAGTATATTGGCTCTATTCGAAAATGGGTTTTCAGGCACCATCCCACCATCCATCTACAATCTCTCTTCGATTCTGGCTTTTGATGTAGGCTATAATCAGTTTGAAGGTAGCCTTCCATCTGAGCTAGGCGCCAACACTTTTCCAAATATTCAAACTTTCTTCATATCCGCCAATAAGTTCACGGGTTCAATTCCCAACTCACTATCCAATGCTTCAAACATAGCCATTCTTCATTTAAGTAGAAATAAGCTTACTGGGAAAGTGCCATCCTTCGGAAATCTAAACAAGCTCACACGATTTTCTGTTTCCAACAACTCTCTGGGGAGCGGCGAAGATGGTGACCTGAGCTTTCTCCCCTCCTTGACAAACGCCACAGGTTTAGTGCGAGTGGGTATAGAGATGAACAATTTTGGAGGAAGGTTACCTGGACGAATCTGCAACTTGTCAAGACATCTCTCAGAAATATATTTCAGTCAGAATCAAATATATGGAGACATCCCCAGTGGAATTGATAACCTCATCAGCTTGCAAATTTTCGACGGAAGCATTAACAAACTTTCAGGCAATATTCCTTCAAATGTCGGAAAGCTTCGAAACCTCAGGTATTTGTATCTTCTCGCCAACAATTTCTCAGGTTACATCCCATCATCTTTAGGAAACTTGACCGAGTTGCTTCTACTTACATTGAGAGAAAATAATCTTCATGGCAACATCCCTTCCAGCCTAGCACAATGCCAAAAACTGCTAGCTTTGGAACTTTCTTTTAACAACCTTAGTGGCAACATACCCCCACAAATTATGAATATCTCCTCTTTATCTATACTCCTTGATTTGTCTAATAATTACCATTTGAATGGCGTTCTTCCCATGGAAGTTGGAAAGTTGGAAATTTTGGGGGTTTTGGATGTTTCCAATAATAACTTGTCAGGTAGGATTCCTGAAAGTATTGGAAGCTGTGCAAGTTTAGAAGTTTTGCGCCTGGATGGGAACTTTTTCCAAGGGTCAATTCCTTCATCTCTTTCATCATTGAGGGGACTTCGAGTATTAGATCTTTCTCGTAATAATTTTTCAGGCAAAATTGCTGAGTTTATACAAGATTTTAGGTTATTGGCAAGGTTAAATCTATCATACAATGATTTTGAAGGTGAAGTGCCAACAAATGGAGTTTTCAAGAATCCAAGCGCAACAGGGATCAAGGGGAACAAAAAGCTTTGCGGTGGGATTCCTGAGTTTCAGCTGCCTAGATGCAGTTTTGATAATAAGCCAAAGAAGAGATCAATGGAGAAGATGATGATTTCTATAATTGCCCCACTTCTTGGAGCAACTCTTATATTTGCATGTTTCATTCTTTATCTATCAAGAAAGAGGAGaagtgataaaaataataatagatcAAGCTCTTATGAGAATACACTGTTGAAGGTGTCTTATCATAGTCTCCTAAGAGcaactaatgaattttcttCAGCAAATTTGATCGGTGCAGGTAGCTTTGGCTCTGTGTATAAAGGAATACTTGAAGAAGATGGAAGGGCTATTTCTATTGCTGTCAAGGTAATTAACCTTGAACGTCGAGGATCTTGCAGGAGTTTCATGGCTGAATGTGAGGCATTGAGGAGCATCAGGCATCGAAATCTTGTCAAAGTGTTAACAGCATGCTCAAGCATTGACCACCAAGGAAATGATTTCAAGGCCTTGGTTTATGAATTCATGACTAATGGGAGTTTAGAGGAATGGTTGCATCCTAGTACTGCTGTGCCAGTTGAAGAAGCAAAAACTTTGAATCTTCTTCAAAGAATAAATATTGCAATTGATATTGCTTCTGCAGTAGAATATCTCCATCTTCATTGTGAAACACCCATAATTCACTGTGATCTCAAGCCTAGTAACATTCTTCTCGACAATGAAATGACTGGGCATGTAAGTGATTTTGGGTTAGCAAAGTTCTTTTCTGAAGAAAACCTTCATAATTCAACAAATGAGTCAAGTTCTTTCGGCGTAAGAGGAACAATCGGTTATGCTCCTCCAGGTAAATATCTATACTTTCTCTTCTTCCCTTTACTAAAAGCAATACATTTAACAAATAGTATTTCCATGCACAGAGTACGGAACGGGAAGAGAAGTGTCAACTTATGGTGACATATATAGCTATGGCATACTTTTATTGGAGATGTTCACAGGGAAAAGACCTACTGATAGCACATTTATGGAAGGTCTGAATCTTCATAATTTCGTCAAAGTAGCTTTACCCGAAAGAGTATCAAATATTATAGATCCAATTCTCATTGAAGGAAGATCCACGAATATGGGCAATTCATTTCCAAATCACACTCACATGCAGAATAATGACATATTGTTTGAGTGTTCAATTTCAATATTTGAAATCGGAATATCTTGTTCTGCTGAGTTACCAAGAGAACGAATGAGTATTAGTGATGCTTTTTCTCAACTTGGTCGTATAAAAAATAGGCTTCTTCAAGCTCGACTGCTTCAAAGGTAATCATCTTGTGAATTGTTCTTAATTAGTTATATAATGTATTCTTTGCAATATATTTCACAATTGCTTTATGAATGCATAAATTTGACGAATAAAGAGCATACTTACCTTTTttttagttaataattttttttatttaaaattaaattttactttgaCA
The Manihot esculenta cultivar AM560-2 chromosome 1, M.esculenta_v8, whole genome shotgun sequence genome window above contains:
- the LOC110600635 gene encoding probable LRR receptor-like serine/threonine-protein kinase At3g47570, with the protein product MKSKLNLSQSKLSHLCPMGPLLSFCIHTIALVLACNILAASGNNETDLLALLQLKANINGDPLGVVRSWNSTLNFCHWPGVTCGRRHKRVTVVDLRSLKLSGSISPHIGNLSFLRELNLQNNSFTQAIPPQIGRLHRLQKLFLNNNSFRGQIPPNISGCSNLVSLQLQYNQLVGSIPEELGFLSKLEIFSVGKNNLVGTIPPSLGNSSSLQVIYASENNLFGSLPHSLGKLMNLSILALFENGFSGTIPPSIYNLSSILAFDVGYNQFEGSLPSELGANTFPNIQTFFISANKFTGSIPNSLSNASNIAILHLSRNKLTGKVPSFGNLNKLTRFSVSNNSLGSGEDGDLSFLPSLTNATGLVRVGIEMNNFGGRLPGRICNLSRHLSEIYFSQNQIYGDIPSGIDNLISLQIFDGSINKLSGNIPSNVGKLRNLRYLYLLANNFSGYIPSSLGNLTELLLLTLRENNLHGNIPSSLAQCQKLLALELSFNNLSGNIPPQIMNISSLSILLDLSNNYHLNGVLPMEVGKLEILGVLDVSNNNLSGRIPESIGSCASLEVLRLDGNFFQGSIPSSLSSLRGLRVLDLSRNNFSGKIAEFIQDFRLLARLNLSYNDFEGEVPTNGVFKNPSATGIKGNKKLCGGIPEFQLPRCSFDNKPKKRSMEKMMISIIAPLLGATLIFACFILYLSRKRRSDKNNNRSSSYENTLLKVSYHSLLRATNEFSSANLIGAGSFGSVYKGILEEDGRAISIAVKVINLERRGSCRSFMAECEALRSIRHRNLVKVLTACSSIDHQGNDFKALVYEFMTNGSLEEWLHPSTAVPVEEAKTLNLLQRINIAIDIASAVEYLHLHCETPIIHCDLKPSNILLDNEMTGHVSDFGLAKFFSEENLHNSTNESSSFGVRGTIGYAPPEYGTGREVSTYGDIYSYGILLLEMFTGKRPTDSTFMEGLNLHNFVKVALPERVSNIIDPILIEGRSTNMGNSFPNHTHMQNNDILFECSISIFEIGISCSAELPRERMSISDAFSQLGRIKNRLLQARLLQR